A window of the Thunnus albacares chromosome 15, fThuAlb1.1, whole genome shotgun sequence genome harbors these coding sequences:
- the dio3a gene encoding iodothyronine deiodinase 3a, which produces MNIVKAIKNAIVCLVLLPRFLVAAVMFWLLDFLCIRKRVFFRMKEQEGDAIDPPLCISDSNRLFSFESLKAVWHGHKLDFLKAAHLGHRAPNTEVVQLEDQRRSRILDYAKDKRPLILNFGSCTUPPFMARLKAFQGVVQQNADIADSIVLYIEEAHPSDGWMSTDAPYQIPKHRCLEDRLKAAQLMHLEVPGCLVVVDSMENSSNAAYGAYFDRLYILQEGKIVYQGGRGPEGYRISELRDWLDQYRERLVKPNKLVINV; this is translated from the coding sequence ATGAATATTGTTAAGGCTATTAAAAATGCAATAGTTTGTCTCGTCCTGCTGCCCCGTTTTCTGGTGGCAGCTGTCATGTTTTGGCTGCTGGACTTTTTATGCATAAGGAAAAGGGTTTTCTTCAggatgaaggagcaggagggCGATGCCATCGACCCTCCTCTGTGCATATCGGACTCCAATCGTCTCTTCAGCTTTGAGTCCCTTAAGGCAGTCTGGCACGGTCATAAACTGGACTTTCTGAAAGCAGCGCATCTCGGACACAGAGCGCCCAACACCGAAGTGGTTCAGCTGGAGGATCAGCGGCGCAGTCGCATCCTCGATTACGCAAAGGACAAGAGACCGCTCATCCTCAACTTTGGCAGCTGCACCTGACCACCGTTCATGGCGCGTCTGAAGGCTTTCCAGGGAGTTGTGCAGCAGAATGCAGACATAGCAGACTCTATAGTTTTGTACATCGAGGAAGCACACCCCTCCGACGGCTGGATGAGCACTGACGCGCCCTACCAGATTCCCAAGCACCGGTGCCTGGAGGACCGACTGAAAGCTGCGCAGCTGATGCATCTGGAGGTTCCCGGCTGCCTCGTTGTGGTCGACAGCATGGAAAACTCCTCCAACGCTGCGTACGGAGCTTATTTCGACAGACTTTATATACTGCAGGAGGGAAAGATAGTTTACCAGGGTGGCAGAGGACCTGAGGGGTATCGGATCTCAGAGCTCAGAGACTGGCTGGATCAATACAGAGAAAGGCTGGTAAAACCCAATAAACTAGTCATTAATGTGTAG